A window of Ranitomeya variabilis isolate aRanVar5 chromosome 2, aRanVar5.hap1, whole genome shotgun sequence contains these coding sequences:
- the LOC143807261 gene encoding DNA topoisomerase 1-like isoform X2, with protein MLDHEYTTVEIFRTNFFMDWRKEMTLEERMVITDLAKCDFTEINNYHKVKTEERKNRSKEEKLKLKEENAKLVEEYGFCIMDHHRERIGNFKIEPPSLFRGRGDHPKQGMLKKRILPEDVIINCSEDSRIPVPPSGHRWKEVRHDHSVTWLASWTENVQGSVKYVMLNANSKLKGEKDWEKYEVARKLKNHVDSIRRTYREDFKSKEMRIRQRAVALYFIDKLALRAGNEKEEGETADTVGCCSLRVEHIKLYSELDGEKHVVEFDFLGKDSIRYYNKVPVEKKVYKNLQLFMENKQDEDDLFDRLNTPMLNKHLQSLMEGLTAKVFRTYNASVTLQQQLQELTDPEDTVPGRILSYNRANRAVAILCNHQRAPPKTFDQSMANLRSKIEAKKEQIILAKKELKDAKKEAKENDTEKPRKVVESKKKAVMRGEEQLMKLEVQATDREENKQIALSTSKLNYLDPRISVAWCKKWDVGLEKIYNKTHRDKFAWAVHMTDTDFVF; from the exons GAAATGACCCTGGAAGAGCGCATGGTGATTACTGATCTGGCAAAGTGCGATTTTACAGAAATCAATAATTACCATAAAGTTAAAACGGAGGAAAGGAAAAATCGCAGCAAAGAAGAAAAACTG AAACTTAAAGAAGAGAATGCAAAGCTGGTGGAGGAATACGGCTTCTGTATAATGGATCACCACCGGGAGAGGATCGGGAACTTCAAAATTGAGCCCCCGTCGTTGTTCCGAGGGAGAGGTGACCACCCTAAGCAGGGAATGCTGAAAAAGCGAATCCTCCCGGAAGATGTGATCATCAACTGCAGCGA AGACTCAAGAATTCCTGTGCCCCCTAGTGGCCATCGATGGAAAGAAGTTCGGCACGACCATTCGGTCACCTGGTTGGCCTCGTGGACTGAGAACGTGCAGGGGTCCGTGAAATACGTGATGCTGAATGCCAATTCCAAGTTAAAG GGTGAGAAAGACTGGGAGAAATACGAAGTGGCCAGGAAGCTGAAGAATCATGTCGACTCTATTAGGAGAACGTATCGGGAAGACTTCAAGTCCAAAGAGATGCGGATACGACAGAGGGCGGTGGCTTTGTACTTCATTGACAAG CTAGCTCTGAGAGCGGGTAATGAGAAGGAAGAAGGGGAGACGGCTGACACGGTGGGTTGCTGCTCATTGAGGGTGGAGCACATTAAACTTTACTCAGAACTTGATGGAGAGAAACACGTGGTCGAGTTCGACTTCCTGGGTAAAGACTCCATCCGATATTACAACAAGGTTCCAGTGGAAAAAAAG GTGTATAAGAATCTGCAGCTGTTCATGGAGAATAAGCAGGACGAAGATGATCTATTTGACAGACTGAAC ACACCAATGCTGAACAAACACTTGCAGTCCCTGATGGAAGGACTGACGGCCAAGGTTTTCAGGACTTACAACGCCTCGGTCACGCTGCAACAGCAGCTGCAGGAACTGACAGACC CGGAGGACACGGTCCCGGGAAGGATCCTGTCTTATAACAGAGCCAACAGGGCGGTTGCTATACTTTGCAACCATCAACGGGCTCCACCGAAAACATTCGATCAGTCCATGGCTAATCTGAGATCCAAG ATTGAAGCCAAAAAAGAACAGATTATATTGGCCAAGAAGGAGCTAAAAGACGCCAAGAAAGAAGCTAAAGAAAACGACACTGAGAAGCCGCGGAA AGTTGTGGAAAGCAAGAAGAAAGCCGTCATGAGAGGTGAGGAGCAGCTGATGAAACTGGAGGTGCAGGCGACGGACCGAGAAGAGAACAAGCAGATCGCCCTGAGCACCTCCAAGCTAAACTATCTGGATCCCAGGATTTCAGTGGCCTG GTGTAAGAAATGGGACGTCGGCCTTGAGAAAATCTACAACAAGACCCATCGGGACAAGTTTGCTTGGGCCGTTCACATGACGGACACGGACTTCGTCTTTTAG